A window of Variovorax paradoxus genomic DNA:
CGTCGGAACACGGGCTCCCCCACTTGCCGAGCGTCGGGGTCACGCTCGCATTCGACCGTGAAGAGCCGACCGCATTGACCGCCGCGTTCGCGGCGCACGTCAGGAAGTTTCTTCCCGCGGCTTGAGCAGTACCGTCGGCCTTTCCAAGAAGCAGACCGAGACGGTTGTTATTCAACCGAATCGGTAGAATAATGAAAGCACCCGAATACAGAAATCAAGGAAAGACAGGTTGGCCCTCCCGCACACCGCACGCTCGATCGTCACTCGACGCATGAGGGCGATCGTGCTCTTCGGCGCGGCGCTTTACGGGCTTTATCTGGCGAGCACGACCGTTGCGGCACTGATGCCCACAGTGCGCATTTCGGTCAGCGTGGGACGCGGGATTCTCGGCCCCAGGTTCATCAGCTTCATCTGCGGCTTGTGAGACTCAGCGCGTTGGCGCCGGCCTCTTTTCACCGTGGCCGAGTGCGTCCATTGCCGACGCGACGATGTCGCCACGCCATTCCTTTTTCTGGTCCAAGCGAACGGCCAGCAGTGCCGTGACCGAGAGGCCGGTGAACGCGCTGGTCACGCGGATGATCCGCTCCAGCGTGGTGTTCTGCAGGTCGGTGCCCAGCACCTTGTAGACCAGCAGGCCCATCTCCGTGAGCTTCGGATCGACGTCTTCTTCGCTGCCGGCAAGCCGATTGGCGAAGGCCGACACGCCGGGCCATTCGAAAGCGAAGTCGACGGAAGCCTCCACCGCGGCCCTGTCGCGCTCGATGCCGGGGGGAATGTCTTCGACGCTGGCCAAGAGGGCCATCAGATGGTCGGTGCTGGCCTTGAAGCCCGCCTCGTAGATCGCCTGCTTGCTGGGGTAGTGATGCAGCAGCCCCGCTTTCGAGTAGTTGACGGCATCCGCGATCTGCTGGAGCGACGTATGGTCGAAGCCATGCTTGGCGAACAATCCGGCAGCACGGTCGACGATCTCGGCGTCTATTTGAGCTTTGGTCGGCTTGGGCATCGGGGCAGTCTATGCGCGACCCTTGCGGTCGACGGGCTGGGGACGAAACAGGCAAAAAAATAGCCCCTTGCGGGGCCATTCTTGGAGGAGAGGGAGGGATTCGAACCCTCGGTACTATCGCTAGTACGCCTGATTTCGAGTCAGGTACATTCGACCACTCTGCCACCTCTCCGGTGCTGTCGAGCCTCTGATTATAGCGGAGAAATTTCCGTTATTTGAAGCCCTCGTGCTTCAGGCACGCAAAACTTCGATGCCGCCGATGTACGGCCGCAACGCGGCAGGCACGTTGATCGAGCCGTCTTCGTTCTGGTGGTTCTCCAGCACGGCCACCAGCGCGCGGCCCACGGCCAGGCCGGAACCGTTGAGCGTATGCACGAGTTCGTTCTTGCCCTGCGCGTTCTTGAAACGGGCCTGCAGGCGGCGCGCCTGGAAGGCTTCGCAGTTGGAGACCGAGCTGATCTCGCGGTAGGTGTCCTGCGCCGGCAGCCACACTTCCAGGTCGTAGGTCTTGGCGGCGGTGAAGCCCATGTCGCCCGAACACAGCAGCACCACGCGGTACGGCAGTTCCAGCGCCTGCAGCACGGCCTCGGCATGGCCGGTCATCTGCTCGAGCGCTTCGTAGCTCTTTTCGGGGTGCACGATCTGCACCATCTCGACCTTGTCGAACTGGTGCTGGCGGATCATGCCGCGCGTGTCGCGGCCCGCACTGCCGGCTTCGGAGCGGAAGCACGGCGTGTGGGCCGTGACCTTGATCGGCAGTTGCGACTCGGCCACCACTTCGTCGCGCACGAAGTTGGTCAGCGGCACTTCGCTGGTCGGAATGAGGTACAGCGCCGAATGATCGGGCGCGGGTTCGCCGTCCTGGCCGCCCTTCTTCGCGGCGAACAGGTCGCCCTCGAACTTGGGCAACTGGCCGGTACCGCTGAGCGTGGCGGCGTTGACGATGTAGGGCACGTAGCACTCGGCGTAGCCGTGCTTCTCGGTCTGCAGGTCGAGCATGAACTGCGCGAGCGCGCGGTGCAGGCGGGCGATCGGCCCCTTCATCACGGTGAAGCGCGAGCCCGCGAGCTTGGCGCCCATCTCGAAGTCGAGGCCCAGCGGCGCGCCGAGATCGACATGGTCCTTGGCGGCAAAGCCCAGCGGCTTGGCATCGGCACCGGCGCCGCCTTGCGGGGCCCAGCGGCGCATTTCGACGTTGCCGGCTTCGTCTTCGCCCAGCGGCACGCTGGCGTGCGGCAGGTTCGGCACGGCGAGCAGCAGGGCCTGGATCTCGGGCTGGATCTCTTCGAGGCGCTTGGACTGCGATTCCTGTTCGGCCTTGAGCGCGTTGACCTCGGCCATCAGCGCATCGACAGATTCGCCCTTGGCCTTGAGCGGGCCGATCTGCTTGTTCAGCGTATTGCGGCGCGCCTGGATTTCCTCGGTGCGGGTTTGCAGCGTCTTGCGCTCGGCCTCGAGCGCGGTGAACGCCGACACATCGAGGTAAGGCTGGTTTTTCTTGCGTTTTTCGAGGCCGGCCACGGCGGAGGCCAGGTCTTTGCGGAGCAGGGTGATGTCGAGCATCGGTCGATTTTAGGGGCCGCCCGTCAGGCGACGGTGGCGGGGTCGACGTTGGCGCCGCAGATGATCAGGCACACCTTCTCGCCCGCGCGCGGCACATAGGCGCCGGTCTGCAGCGCCGCCAGCGGCAGCGCGGCGGCCGGCTCCACGGCGAGCTTGAGTTCCTTCCAGAGCCACTGCTGCGCGGCTCGGATGGATTCGTCGGACAGCAGCAGTGCCTGCTCGACCTGCTGCTGCGTGATGTCCCAGGCGATGGCGCCGATGCGGCGCGCACCGAGCGAGTCGGCCGCGATGCCGCCCACTTCGACGTCGACCGGCTCGCCCGCCTCGCGGGCGCGGAACAGGGTCGGCGCCTTCTCGGGCTCCAGCGCCACCACGCGGGCGCGCTTTTCGAACCAGCCGGCAAGGCCGCCGATCAGGCCGCCGCCGCCCACGCTCACGAGCACCGCATCGGGCAGGCCGCCCTGCTGCTCGATCTCGCGGCCCAGCGTGCCGGCGCCGGCCACCACTTCGGGCTGGTCGTAGGCATGCGTGAGCAAGGCGCCGGATTCTTTCTGGCGCGTGAGGCAGGCGGCCAGCGCGTCGGGATACAGTTCGCCGACGACCACCACTTCGGCGCCCAGCGCGCGCAGGCGCGCACGCTTGGCCTCGGGCGAGACGCCCGGCAGGAACACCTGGCAGGGCACGCCCAGCGCACTGGCCGCGGCGGCGGTGGCAATGCCTGCATTGCCGCCGGAGGCCACGACCACGCCGCTTGCGGGAATATCGTTGGCCAGCAGCCGGTTCATCATGCCGCGCGCCTTGAAGCTGCCGCTGACCTGCATGTGCTCGAGCTTCAGCCAGACCTCGGCGCCCGGCGCCGTGACGCCGAAGGCCGACGCCGGCAGTTTCCACAGCGGGGTTTCGCGCAGGAAGTGGCCGGCACGCTCGCCCAGCCTTTGGGCTGCGCTATCTATTTCAGAGCGCCAGTCGGTGTTTTGCTTGTCGTTCAAGAGATGTGTCCAGGTGGCGGAATGTCGTCGAGCTTGAGGCCCTTGGGAAGCGGAAACTTGATGGTTTCCTCGATGCCGTCCATCTTGCGGACCGACACCGCGCCGAGCGCGCGCACCCGGTCGATCACCTCGCGCACCAGCACCTCGGGGGCCGAGGCGCCAGCCGTGAGGCCGATGCGCGTCTTGCCCTCGAACCACTCGGGCTTGAGCTCTTCGGCCGAATCGACCATGTAGCTCTCGGTGCCCAGCCGCTGCGCCAGTTCGCGCAGCCGGTTGCTGTTGGAGCTGGTGGGGCTGCCGACCACGATCACCAGGTCGACCTGCGGGCTCATGATCTTCACCGCGTCCTGGCGGTTCTGGGTGGCGTAGCAGATGTCCTGCTGCTTGGGCTCGCGCACGGCCGGAAAGCGCGCGCGCACCGCGGCGGCGATCTCCGCCGCGTCGTCCACGCTCAGCGTGGTCTGGGTGACGACCGCGAGCTTGTCGGTCTGCGCCGGCGCGACCTTCGCCACGTCTGCCACGTCTTCCACCAGGTGGATGCCGCTGGACAGCTGGCCCATCGTGCCCTCGACCTCGGGGTGCCCCTTGTGGCCGATCATGATGAACTCGTAGCCCTCTTTCGCGAGCTTGGCCACCTCGACGTGCACCTTGGTCACCAGCGGGCAGGTGGCGTCGAAGATCTCGAAGCCGCGGTCGCGCGCCTCCTGCTCCACGGCCTTGCTCACGCCGTGCGCGCTGAACACCAGCGTGGCGCCGGGGGGCACGTCGGACAGCTCCTCGATGAAGATCGCGCCCTTGGCCTTGAGCTCGTTCACCACGTAGGTGTTGTGCACGATCTCGTGGCGCACGTAGATCGGCGCGCCGAACTTGGCGATGGCGCGCTCGACGATCTCGATGGCGCGGTCGACCCCCGCGCAGAAGCCGCGCGGCTCGGCCAGGATGACTTCGGAAATGCCGGTGTTCATAGCACGCCGATGAGCTTCACTTCGAAGGTCACGGGCTGGCCGGCCAGCGGGTGATTGAAGTCGAAGCGCACGCCGGTCTCGTTCGACTCGATCACCGCGCCGGCGTAGCTGCCGCTGCCGTCGGGCGTGGGGAACTGCACCACGTCGCCCACGGCGTACTGCTCGTCGGGGTCGCCCATCTGGGCGAGCAGCTTGCGGGCCACCCACTGCTGCATGTCGGGGTTGCGTTCGCCGAAGGCCTCGCCAGCGGGCAGTTCGAAGGTGGCGTGGGTGCCCTCCTCCAGGCCCATCAGGCGCTGCTCCATGGCGGGAGAAAGCTCGCCGGTTCCCAGCGACAGGGTCGCGGGCTTGTCGGCGAAAGTATTGATGATGTCGCCTGCCGGCCCGGCCAGCCGGTAGTGCAAGGTCAGGAAGGAGCCGAAAGTCACGACTTGGGACATGGGAGCAGCGGAGGTGGGGGAAGACAAGGTGGGTGTCCCGATAAACTGGCCCTCATTTTAAGGATCGGGGCTTCCACCCGGCTCCACCAAGGTTTCACCCAGGGTTTCATGGCATTCAAGGATCTCCCTCTCGACGCCCGTCCCCGCGAAAAACTCATCTCGCGAGGCGCCGCCGCACTGGCCGATGCCGAGTTGCTGGCCCTGCTGCTGCGCACCGGCGTGGCGGGCAAGAACGTGTTGCAACTGGCCCAGCAACTGCTCGAGCGCTTCGGCGGCCTGTCGGGCCTGCTGCACACCGGCGCCGACGATCTCAAGGCCATCAAGGGCATGGGCGGGACCGCCAAGCGCTCCGAGCTGATCGCGGTGCTCGAGCTGGCACGGCGCGCCATGGGCGAGAAGCTCAAGGAACGCACGGTGTTCGACTCCCCCGAGGCGGTCAAGCAGTACCTGCAGCTGCACATCGGCTCGCGCCCGCACGAGGTGTTCGTGGTCGTGTTCCTCGACGTGCAGCACCGGCTCATCATGCTGGAAGAAATGTTCCGCGGCACGCTCACCCAGACCAGCGTCTACCCGCGCGAAGTGGTCACGCGTGCCATCCACCACCAGGCCGCGGCCGTGGTGCTGGCCCACAACCACCCGAGCGGCAGCATCGAGCCGTCGCGCGCCGACGAATCGCTCACGCAGACGCTGCGCGCCGCACTCGCACTGGTCGATGTGCGGGTGCTCGACCATGTCATCGTGAGCCCCGGCCAGAGCTTCTCGATGGCCGAGAAAGGATTGCTCTGATGCCTCCACGTTCACCCGCGCTCAAGAACCTCGCCGACCTCAAGCAGGTGCAGCGCGTGCTGGCCGAGACCCGCGAACGCGAAGCCGCGGAAGCGGCTGCCAAGGCCGCCGCAGAACGCAAGCGCGCCGCCGAGAAAGACCTGTTCGCCCGCGCCATCGGCGCCACCGAACCGCTGCGCCGCAAGGCCGCCGTGCCGCTCGCGCCAGAGCCACCCGCCCCCATTCCGGTGCAGCACCAGCTCGACGAGCAGCGCGTGCTGCGCGAATCGCTCTCCGACGAGTTCGACGTGACCACGCTGCTCGACGTGGACGACGCCATGAGTTTTCGCCGTCCCGGCATCGGCACCGACGTCACTGCGCGGCTGCGCAAGGGCGACTGGTCCATACAGGCGCAGGTCGACCTGCACGGACTGCGCAGCGACGAGGCGCGCGAATCGCTCGGCGGCTTCATCCGCAATGCCTACAAGCAGGGACTGCGCTGCGTGCGCGTGGTGCACGGCAAGGGCCTCGGTTCGCCGGGCAAGCAGCCCGTGCTCAAGACCAAGACGCAGCGCTGGCTGATCCAGAAGAACGAGGTGATCGCCTTCGTGCAGGCGAAACCGGCGGAAGGCGGCGCCGGGGCGCTGGTGGTGCTGCTGGCGCCCGCGCGGCGCTGAGCCAGAAAGCAGACAGGCAGGAGACGCCGGACGCCTCCTGCCTGCCCTCGCAGCTGCCTCTTACGGGGCCGGGTTCAGTTCGAGCTTGTAGACCGAACGGCCCTTGCCGCTGCCGTCATCGGCGGTCAGCAACGAGATGTTGGTCAGGCCCGCGTCCTGTGCCGCGCTCAACTGCCCCTGGCCCGACGTGAACACCACGTTGCCCTTCGTCGTCACCTGCGTGAAGCGCCAGCTGCGTGCCGCGCCGTTGGCCGTGCGCGTGATGGTCTTCTTGGCCTTGATGTAGTCGATCAGCACGTCGCGGTTCGCGTCAGGCGACGGGTAGATCGTCGCGCGGCCGTCCAGCGCCGGGATGAAGCTCGCGCCGCTGGTCGCACGGTAGTTGTTCGTTGCGATGACGAATTCCTTCGCCGGGTCGATGGGCGCACTCAGGTACGTCAGGTTCTTGATGCGGCTGCCCTCGGCCTGGGTCACGTCGATCTCGTACTGCACGTCGGGCGTGGTGAACATGTCGAAGTTGTAGCCCGGGAAGGTGCTGATCAGCTGCTGGTCCGTCGTCAGGTCAGGGTTGATCTTGTTGAAGCGCTTGGCTGCGGCTTCGAGCCAGGCCTTGATTTCAGCGCCGGTGACCTTCACCGCGTACACAGTGTTCGGGTACAGGTACAGGTCGGCCGCGTTGTTGATCGCCACGTTGCCGGCCGCCACGTCCGTGTAGTCGCGGCCGCCTTCATAGCCCGACTTGAAGGGCGCGCTCACCGACAGCACCGGCAGGCTCGCGTACTGCGGCAGATTGGCCGCGATGTAGTTCTTCACGTAGTCGGCCTGCGCCTGGTTCACGATCTGGATCGCACCCGGATCGCCCACGTCCGCGAAGTAGGTGCTCATGCGGAAGTCGGTGGTGCCGATGGGCGTCTTCACGTAGGTGATGGTGGCCTGGTGCTGCGTTTCGACCAGCGGCGCGACGCTGGAGTCGGCATCGACGTAGACGACCTTGCCGGCGCTGTCCTTGCTCTGCGTTGAGCGTGCCTCGACGAAAGTCTTGGTCTTGTCCACGCCCCATGCCTTGCCGTCGTACACGAGATCGAGCCTGATCAGGCCCAGCGCCTTGCCCCACGAGCTGGCCATCACGGCCGGCACACCGTTGACGGTACCCGCCTTGTTGTCCACGCCGGCCTGCGTGTAGCTCGGCTTCGTGCCCGGATCTGGGAACGTGCCGTGCTGGTGACCCATCATCAGCGCGTCGATGCCGGGCACTTTCGAAAGGTAGAGGCCGGGGCTTTCCATCGTCGGCGAGTA
This region includes:
- a CDS encoding TetR/AcrR family transcriptional regulator, with protein sequence MPKPTKAQIDAEIVDRAAGLFAKHGFDHTSLQQIADAVNYSKAGLLHHYPSKQAIYEAGFKASTDHLMALLASVEDIPPGIERDRAAVEASVDFAFEWPGVSAFANRLAGSEEDVDPKLTEMGLLVYKVLGTDLQNTTLERIIRVTSAFTGLSVTALLAVRLDQKKEWRGDIVASAMDALGHGEKRPAPTR
- the serS gene encoding serine--tRNA ligase; the encoded protein is MLDITLLRKDLASAVAGLEKRKKNQPYLDVSAFTALEAERKTLQTRTEEIQARRNTLNKQIGPLKAKGESVDALMAEVNALKAEQESQSKRLEEIQPEIQALLLAVPNLPHASVPLGEDEAGNVEMRRWAPQGGAGADAKPLGFAAKDHVDLGAPLGLDFEMGAKLAGSRFTVMKGPIARLHRALAQFMLDLQTEKHGYAECYVPYIVNAATLSGTGQLPKFEGDLFAAKKGGQDGEPAPDHSALYLIPTSEVPLTNFVRDEVVAESQLPIKVTAHTPCFRSEAGSAGRDTRGMIRQHQFDKVEMVQIVHPEKSYEALEQMTGHAEAVLQALELPYRVVLLCSGDMGFTAAKTYDLEVWLPAQDTYREISSVSNCEAFQARRLQARFKNAQGKNELVHTLNGSGLAVGRALVAVLENHQNEDGSINVPAALRPYIGGIEVLRA
- a CDS encoding threonine/serine dehydratase; this encodes MNDKQNTDWRSEIDSAAQRLGERAGHFLRETPLWKLPASAFGVTAPGAEVWLKLEHMQVSGSFKARGMMNRLLANDIPASGVVVASGGNAGIATAAAASALGVPCQVFLPGVSPEAKRARLRALGAEVVVVGELYPDALAACLTRQKESGALLTHAYDQPEVVAGAGTLGREIEQQGGLPDAVLVSVGGGGLIGGLAGWFEKRARVVALEPEKAPTLFRAREAGEPVDVEVGGIAADSLGARRIGAIAWDITQQQVEQALLLSDESIRAAQQWLWKELKLAVEPAAALPLAALQTGAYVPRAGEKVCLIICGANVDPATVA
- the ispH gene encoding 4-hydroxy-3-methylbut-2-enyl diphosphate reductase, which encodes MNTGISEVILAEPRGFCAGVDRAIEIVERAIAKFGAPIYVRHEIVHNTYVVNELKAKGAIFIEELSDVPPGATLVFSAHGVSKAVEQEARDRGFEIFDATCPLVTKVHVEVAKLAKEGYEFIMIGHKGHPEVEGTMGQLSSGIHLVEDVADVAKVAPAQTDKLAVVTQTTLSVDDAAEIAAAVRARFPAVREPKQQDICYATQNRQDAVKIMSPQVDLVIVVGSPTSSNSNRLRELAQRLGTESYMVDSAEELKPEWFEGKTRIGLTAGASAPEVLVREVIDRVRALGAVSVRKMDGIEETIKFPLPKGLKLDDIPPPGHIS
- a CDS encoding FKBP-type peptidyl-prolyl cis-trans isomerase, yielding MSQVVTFGSFLTLHYRLAGPAGDIINTFADKPATLSLGTGELSPAMEQRLMGLEEGTHATFELPAGEAFGERNPDMQQWVARKLLAQMGDPDEQYAVGDVVQFPTPDGSGSYAGAVIESNETGVRFDFNHPLAGQPVTFEVKLIGVL
- the radC gene encoding RadC family protein, which encodes MAFKDLPLDARPREKLISRGAAALADAELLALLLRTGVAGKNVLQLAQQLLERFGGLSGLLHTGADDLKAIKGMGGTAKRSELIAVLELARRAMGEKLKERTVFDSPEAVKQYLQLHIGSRPHEVFVVVFLDVQHRLIMLEEMFRGTLTQTSVYPREVVTRAIHHQAAAVVLAHNHPSGSIEPSRADESLTQTLRAALALVDVRVLDHVIVSPGQSFSMAEKGLL
- a CDS encoding Smr/MutS family protein — encoded protein: MPPRSPALKNLADLKQVQRVLAETREREAAEAAAKAAAERKRAAEKDLFARAIGATEPLRRKAAVPLAPEPPAPIPVQHQLDEQRVLRESLSDEFDVTTLLDVDDAMSFRRPGIGTDVTARLRKGDWSIQAQVDLHGLRSDEARESLGGFIRNAYKQGLRCVRVVHGKGLGSPGKQPVLKTKTQRWLIQKNEVIAFVQAKPAEGGAGALVVLLAPARR
- a CDS encoding bifunctional 2',3'-cyclic-nucleotide 2'-phosphodiesterase/3'-nucleotidase, which gives rise to MSLSRLAPMSTCAAVIAAVLTACGGGSGGGTVIPPFTPTPDPAPVAVAKGTRATVALLETTDLHANVRSFDYFKLAEDKSYGYERTATLINAARKEFQNTMLFDNGDTIQGTALADYEALVSRVPCTQPLSVYKVMNATGYDAGTLGNHEFNYGLDFLNQVLGGGLDVDGVDGTKKCAGPTFPMVLANVQSVKSGKPLLAPYTIVTKQFTATTPDGKTVTVPVKVGVIGFTTPGILNWDKRFLEGKVRTEGAVEAATKYIPELRAKGADIVVALQHGGLDASPYSPTMESPGLYLSKVPGIDALMMGHQHGTFPDPGTKPSYTQAGVDNKAGTVNGVPAVMASSWGKALGLIRLDLVYDGKAWGVDKTKTFVEARSTQSKDSAGKVVYVDADSSVAPLVETQHQATITYVKTPIGTTDFRMSTYFADVGDPGAIQIVNQAQADYVKNYIAANLPQYASLPVLSVSAPFKSGYEGGRDYTDVAAGNVAINNAADLYLYPNTVYAVKVTGAEIKAWLEAAAKRFNKINPDLTTDQQLISTFPGYNFDMFTTPDVQYEIDVTQAEGSRIKNLTYLSAPIDPAKEFVIATNNYRATSGASFIPALDGRATIYPSPDANRDVLIDYIKAKKTITRTANGAARSWRFTQVTTKGNVVFTSGQGQLSAAQDAGLTNISLLTADDGSGKGRSVYKLELNPAP